Proteins encoded in a region of the Bacillus sp. T3 genome:
- a CDS encoding sodium-independent anion transporter codes for MFEQSIMSTINHRPLVLILRMAKVPYMDTTGEGTLNSIVRHFQRQGGTILVSSVQEQPMEVLKKSGLYNKIGGNQFFEHTGDAINYALTHLNYNKCIGCRHFAFQECRQLSQTAETQEIGRKMTLQV; via the coding sequence ATGTTCGAGCAATCGATTATGTCGACGATTAATCATCGGCCATTGGTCTTGATTTTACGGATGGCAAAAGTTCCTTATATGGATACAACAGGTGAAGGAACACTAAATAGTATTGTTCGTCATTTTCAAAGGCAAGGTGGAACAATCCTAGTTTCTAGCGTGCAAGAACAACCAATGGAGGTTCTAAAAAAATCAGGTTTATATAACAAAATAGGTGGTAATCAATTTTTTGAGCATACCGGTGATGCGATTAACTATGCTTTAACACATCTAAATTATAATAAGTGTATTGGTTGTAGACATTTTGCCTTCCAAGAGTGCCGTCAGCTTTCACAAACAGCAGAAACACAAGAAATTGGTCGAAAAATGACACTTCAAGTATAA
- a CDS encoding metalloregulator ArsR/SmtB family transcription factor has protein sequence MDLQLQQFKADFFKALAHPLRIRILELLAEGDKNVNELLTIIGAEGSSVSQQLSVLRSKNIVNGTKEGNRVLYSLRDPMIIDLLNIVRQIFNNHLIDTAILLDKFSDDLGKEIKEKEEQKGI, from the coding sequence ATGGATTTACAATTACAGCAATTCAAGGCAGATTTTTTCAAGGCTTTGGCACATCCGTTAAGGATCAGAATATTGGAGCTCCTTGCAGAAGGGGATAAAAACGTAAACGAATTATTAACGATTATTGGTGCGGAAGGTTCATCTGTTTCACAGCAATTAAGTGTGCTAAGAAGTAAAAATATTGTCAATGGAACAAAAGAAGGGAATCGAGTCCTTTATTCATTAAGAGACCCGATGATTATCGATTTGTTAAACATTGTACGGCAAATTTTTAACAATCATCTCATTGATACGGCTATCTTACTTGATAAATTCAGCGATGATTTAGGGAAAGAAATAAAAGAAAAAGAAGAACAAAAGGGTATCTAA
- a CDS encoding branched-chain amino acid aminotransferase, producing the protein MGGHKAIDIQLTATKKEKPDFTNLGFGKVFTDHMLMMDYKEGEGWHTPQIIPYQPISLDPASVVFHYGQTVFEGLKAYKTKDNKIFLFRPEKNFQRLNSSNDRLCIPQLDEELVLEGLKKLVWIDREWIPTVEGTSLYIRPFIISTQPYLGVSASTQYKFMIIMSPVGSYYKEGIAPVKIAVEEKYARTVAGGTGTAKTGGNYAASLKAQEIASGKGYSQVLWLDGKEKKYIEEVGSMNIFFKINGEVVTPALNGSILEGITRNSILQLLKYWNIPVSEQRISMEEVHAAYKAGQLEEVFGTGTAAVISPVGELAWNGEHLVINNGETGELSQKLYDTLTGIQYGNVEDPFNWVLEVKEN; encoded by the coding sequence ATGGGCGGACATAAAGCAATTGATATTCAATTAACTGCAACCAAAAAAGAAAAACCTGATTTTACAAATTTGGGATTTGGAAAGGTATTTACCGATCATATGCTGATGATGGATTATAAGGAAGGTGAAGGGTGGCATACGCCTCAAATCATTCCTTACCAACCTATTTCATTAGACCCAGCATCAGTCGTTTTCCATTATGGACAAACCGTATTTGAAGGATTAAAAGCATACAAAACAAAGGACAATAAAATATTTTTATTCCGACCAGAGAAAAATTTCCAGCGATTAAATTCATCCAATGATCGTTTATGTATTCCTCAACTTGATGAGGAGCTTGTTTTGGAAGGATTAAAAAAATTAGTATGGATTGATCGCGAATGGATTCCAACTGTGGAAGGTACATCTTTATACATTCGACCTTTTATTATTTCAACTCAGCCTTATCTTGGAGTTAGTGCTTCTACACAATATAAATTTATGATAATCATGTCACCAGTCGGTTCTTATTATAAAGAAGGTATCGCACCAGTAAAAATTGCAGTGGAAGAAAAATATGCACGAACTGTAGCTGGTGGTACAGGTACGGCAAAAACAGGCGGGAATTACGCAGCTAGCTTAAAGGCTCAGGAAATTGCCAGCGGAAAAGGATACTCACAAGTTTTATGGCTTGATGGTAAGGAAAAGAAATATATCGAAGAAGTTGGAAGCATGAATATATTCTTTAAAATTAATGGAGAAGTTGTAACTCCAGCATTAAATGGAAGTATTCTTGAAGGAATTACAAGGAATTCAATTCTACAGCTTCTAAAATATTGGAATATTCCAGTTTCTGAGCAAAGAATTTCAATGGAAGAGGTTCATGCTGCATACAAAGCTGGTCAGCTTGAAGAAGTATTTGGTACAGGTACAGCAGCCGTTATTTCTCCTGTGGGTGAATTAGCTTGGAATGGGGAACACCTTGTCATTAATAACGGAGAAACTGGAGAGTTATCCCAAAAACTTTACGATACGTTAACAGGAATCCAATATGGTAACGTTGAGGATCCATTTAATTGGGTGTTAGAAGTAAAGGAAAACTAA
- a CDS encoding HD domain-containing protein, with the protein MRDVKLTDLFNHHIAQKYITRSGLVHAIAVAYHAFSLAKQAGEDVDIASKAGFLHDIGHYTWYKDGRWDYELYKKNDIHAIKGAERAHKLLIRCGENPVKAKEISLAILFHTDSFLPGGEVVRTKLQSIIKLADEMDEEPGGLHHYRQIDPARALKSLEKLDMIIDEVLQTK; encoded by the coding sequence ATGAGAGATGTGAAGTTGACTGATCTTTTCAACCATCATATTGCACAAAAATATATCACTCGATCAGGCTTGGTCCATGCTATTGCCGTTGCGTACCACGCTTTTAGCCTTGCAAAGCAAGCCGGTGAGGATGTAGATATTGCATCAAAAGCTGGTTTCCTCCATGATATTGGCCACTACACATGGTATAAGGATGGAAGATGGGATTATGAGTTATATAAAAAAAATGATATTCATGCTATAAAAGGTGCGGAGCGTGCACATAAACTTTTAATTCGATGCGGAGAAAATCCAGTTAAAGCGAAGGAAATTTCGTTGGCGATTCTTTTTCATACTGATTCGTTCCTTCCAGGGGGCGAGGTTGTCAGAACTAAGCTGCAATCGATTATTAAACTAGCCGATGAAATGGACGAGGAACCTGGCGGTTTACATCATTATCGTCAAATCGACCCAGCTCGAGCTTTAAAGAGCCTGGAAAAATTAGATATGATTATTGATGAGGTTTTACAGACTAAGTAG
- the trpB gene encoding tryptophan synthase subunit beta → MSQVSQDKVGYFGEFGGSFVPVELQNVLNILEQQFLKYKDDPDFNEEFNYYLKEYVGRENPLYFAERLTNELGGAKIYLKREDLNHTGSHKINNVLGQILLAKRMGAKRVIAETGAGQHGVATATACAMFGMDCTIYMGAEDTKRQALNVFRMELLGAKVVAVTKGQARLKDAVDEAFADLVQNYENTFYLLGSAVGPHPFPLMVKHFQSVISKESRKQILEKEGKLPDAVLACVGGGSNAIGAFAEYLPDENVRLIGVEPQEAATLTEGKPGELHGFKCLVLQDEEGNPMPTYSIAAGLDYPEAGPEHSYLKTTSRAEYVSVTGEEALHGFQVLSKLEGIIPALESSHAVAYALKLAPTLSKDQIIIINISGRGDKDVEQVFEMLKK, encoded by the coding sequence ATGAGTCAAGTTAGTCAAGATAAGGTAGGCTATTTCGGAGAATTTGGTGGTAGCTTTGTTCCAGTAGAACTTCAGAATGTATTAAACATATTAGAACAACAATTTTTGAAATACAAGGATGATCCAGACTTTAACGAAGAATTTAACTATTATTTAAAAGAATACGTTGGCAGAGAAAATCCGCTTTATTTTGCTGAACGTCTAACAAATGAATTAGGCGGTGCAAAAATTTATTTAAAGCGTGAAGATTTAAACCATACGGGATCACATAAAATAAATAATGTTTTAGGTCAAATTTTATTGGCGAAGCGAATGGGAGCAAAGCGTGTAATCGCTGAAACTGGTGCAGGACAGCATGGGGTGGCGACTGCTACTGCCTGTGCGATGTTTGGTATGGATTGCACGATTTATATGGGTGCAGAGGATACAAAGCGCCAAGCATTGAATGTGTTCAGGATGGAATTGTTGGGTGCAAAGGTCGTTGCGGTTACGAAAGGACAAGCCCGTCTAAAGGATGCTGTTGATGAAGCATTTGCTGATTTAGTTCAAAACTATGAAAATACATTTTATTTATTAGGTTCGGCTGTAGGGCCGCATCCGTTCCCGTTAATGGTCAAGCATTTTCAGTCCGTTATTAGCAAAGAGAGTAGAAAGCAAATTTTAGAGAAGGAAGGAAAACTTCCAGATGCAGTACTTGCCTGTGTCGGTGGTGGAAGCAATGCTATAGGAGCATTTGCAGAATATCTGCCTGATGAAAATGTACGCTTAATTGGTGTCGAACCACAAGAAGCGGCAACCTTGACAGAAGGGAAGCCAGGGGAGCTTCATGGCTTCAAATGCTTAGTACTTCAGGATGAAGAAGGTAATCCGATGCCGACCTACTCTATTGCAGCTGGTTTAGACTATCCTGAAGCCGGTCCAGAGCATAGCTATTTAAAAACAACCTCACGTGCTGAATATGTTTCAGTTACAGGTGAGGAGGCATTACATGGCTTTCAAGTATTATCGAAGCTTGAAGGTATTATCCCTGCCTTAGAAAGCTCTCATGCAGTTGCTTATGCATTGAAACTTGCACCAACCTTATCAAAAGACCAGATCATCATTATCAATATATCAGGACGTGGCGATAAGGACGTTGAGCAAGTTTTTGAAATGTTGAAAAAATAA
- the ade gene encoding adenine deaminase: MGLNSQSIKRRIEVAAKRKKADLVIKNGHVVDVFNQELLKADVAIVDGCIVGLGQYEGINEIDARNKYICPSFIDGHVHIESSMVTPAEFAKVVLPHGVTTVIADPHEIANVAGTEGIKFMLDSSDNLPLNVYVMLPSCVPATTFENAGATLLADDLAPFYQHPRVLGLGEVMDYSSVFHSNEQMVNKLVSAHHFGKKIDGHAAGLMGDAINVYMAVGINTDHEAVSRKEAQERLQRGMYLIIRQGSVAKDLSNIITAVTTKNARRCLFGTDDKHIDDLIEEGSIDFSVRLAIKKGIDPITAIGMATLNAAECFGLSSKGAIAPGYDADFLILDDLPTINIESVYSAGVLVAVNGTYLGNQEVKQNQALRQSVKINKLTVNDLQIPMTKGCNANIIEIIPNSLITKRILAEVDIEGGNFVPSTSKDYLKIAVVERHKQTGNIGLGIVKGLNLKTGAIATTIAHDSHNVIVAGTNDEDILFAIDQLQEINGGLMVVANRKVLAKLPLAIGGIISENSYPTVYKELNHINVALKELGASQQFNPFLTLSFLALPVIPQLKLTDLGLFDVNTFRHIGIAEQS, from the coding sequence ATGGGATTAAATTCTCAGTCAATAAAACGGAGAATTGAAGTTGCAGCGAAACGGAAAAAAGCTGATTTAGTCATTAAAAATGGTCACGTGGTTGATGTGTTCAATCAGGAGCTATTAAAAGCCGATGTAGCGATTGTAGATGGTTGCATCGTTGGTCTTGGACAGTACGAAGGAATAAATGAAATCGATGCACGAAATAAATATATTTGTCCCTCCTTTATTGATGGACATGTCCATATTGAATCATCTATGGTTACACCTGCAGAGTTTGCTAAGGTTGTTCTTCCCCATGGGGTAACGACAGTGATTGCGGATCCACATGAAATTGCCAATGTCGCAGGCACTGAAGGGATTAAATTTATGCTTGATAGCTCTGATAATCTCCCCTTGAATGTATATGTCATGCTTCCTTCGTGTGTTCCAGCAACAACTTTTGAAAATGCAGGGGCTACCCTATTGGCCGATGATCTAGCCCCATTTTATCAGCATCCGAGAGTTTTAGGGCTTGGAGAGGTAATGGACTATTCGTCTGTATTCCACTCAAATGAGCAAATGGTTAATAAGCTTGTTAGTGCACATCATTTTGGTAAAAAAATTGATGGTCACGCTGCTGGTTTAATGGGGGATGCGATAAATGTTTATATGGCCGTAGGGATCAATACAGATCATGAGGCTGTCTCGAGAAAAGAAGCACAAGAAAGATTACAAAGAGGGATGTACTTAATCATTAGACAAGGGTCGGTGGCAAAGGATCTTTCTAATATAATTACGGCAGTTACAACCAAAAATGCTAGGCGCTGTTTATTTGGAACAGATGATAAACATATTGATGATTTAATCGAAGAAGGCAGTATTGATTTCAGTGTGAGACTGGCGATAAAAAAAGGAATAGATCCTATTACAGCTATAGGAATGGCTACTCTTAATGCTGCTGAATGCTTTGGACTTTCTAGTAAAGGAGCTATTGCCCCTGGATATGATGCGGATTTTCTCATTTTGGATGATTTACCAACGATAAACATTGAGTCCGTGTATAGTGCTGGTGTACTAGTAGCTGTGAACGGGACGTATTTGGGAAATCAGGAAGTAAAGCAAAATCAAGCTTTGCGACAGTCTGTAAAAATAAACAAATTAACTGTTAATGATCTGCAAATTCCAATGACTAAAGGGTGTAATGCGAATATCATCGAGATTATACCTAACAGCTTAATCACGAAGCGCATTTTGGCGGAGGTAGACATAGAAGGAGGGAATTTTGTCCCTTCGACTAGTAAAGATTATTTAAAAATCGCGGTCGTTGAAAGGCATAAACAAACCGGGAATATTGGACTCGGAATTGTAAAAGGCTTAAATTTAAAAACTGGTGCGATTGCCACAACCATCGCCCATGATTCCCATAATGTGATTGTGGCTGGAACGAATGATGAAGACATTCTTTTTGCGATTGATCAGCTACAAGAAATCAACGGAGGGCTAATGGTAGTTGCCAATAGAAAAGTACTTGCTAAGCTACCTTTAGCGATCGGGGGAATTATTTCAGAAAATAGCTATCCAACTGTTTATAAGGAATTAAATCATATTAATGTAGCACTAAAAGAATTAGGGGCTTCGCAGCAATTCAATCCATTTCTAACCCTTTCATTTCTTGCACTCCCTGTCATACCGCAGCTTAAATTAACTGATCTTGGTTTATTCGACGTTAACACCTTTCGGCACATTGGCATCGCTGAACAATCTTAA
- a CDS encoding 5'-deoxyadenosine deaminase, producing MRILIKNAEIITMNPENEILYGDLLIENERIEAIGKNLISDPVDKIIDGTGKTVIPGFIQTHIHLCQTLFRGQADDLELLDWLKQRIWPLEAAHDPESIYYSAMLGIGELIQSGTTSIVDMETVHHTSSAFLAMADSGIRAISGKVMMDHGSEVPTQLLESTADSLQQSVDLLEKWHNYDHGRIQYAFCPRFVVSCTEPLLTNVRDLSSFYHVKVHTHASENQAEIKLVEHERGMRNIVYLDHIGLASPSLILAHCVWLNEAEKRIIKERGVKVSHCPGSNLKLASGIAEIPDLINRQISISIGADGAPCNNNLDMFNEMRLAAIIQKSFHGPTVMDAETVFRMATIGGAKAMGLETEIGSLEVGKKADVVILNLQDFHVYPSFGVSPISRLVYSATRADVETTIINGKIVMENRLMKTMDKNVILHEADQSIARLLKRIENLSTRL from the coding sequence GTGAGAATCCTAATAAAAAATGCGGAAATCATTACCATGAACCCTGAAAACGAAATCTTATATGGAGATTTGTTAATTGAGAATGAACGAATAGAGGCAATAGGGAAAAATCTCATTTCCGATCCAGTTGACAAAATCATCGATGGAACAGGGAAAACTGTGATACCAGGATTTATTCAAACTCACATCCATTTATGTCAAACGTTGTTTCGTGGTCAGGCCGATGATCTTGAATTATTAGACTGGTTAAAACAAAGAATTTGGCCACTTGAAGCCGCTCATGATCCAGAATCGATTTATTACTCTGCCATGCTCGGAATTGGTGAATTGATTCAAAGTGGTACCACCTCAATTGTTGATATGGAAACCGTACATCATACTTCTTCCGCCTTTCTCGCGATGGCGGATAGTGGAATTCGGGCCATTTCAGGAAAGGTGATGATGGATCATGGGTCAGAAGTCCCGACACAGCTATTGGAAAGTACAGCTGATTCGCTTCAACAAAGTGTTGATTTGCTAGAAAAATGGCACAACTATGATCATGGTCGAATCCAATATGCTTTTTGCCCGCGTTTTGTGGTTTCTTGTACGGAGCCCCTGTTAACCAATGTAAGGGACCTTTCATCCTTTTATCATGTTAAGGTTCACACGCATGCTTCAGAAAACCAAGCTGAAATCAAGCTTGTTGAGCACGAACGAGGGATGCGAAATATTGTGTATTTGGATCATATCGGCTTAGCGTCGCCAAGTCTCATCTTAGCTCATTGCGTTTGGTTAAACGAGGCTGAAAAAAGAATTATTAAGGAAAGAGGGGTAAAGGTAAGTCATTGTCCAGGTTCTAATTTGAAGCTGGCATCTGGAATCGCCGAGATACCGGATTTAATTAATCGTCAAATATCGATCAGTATTGGTGCTGATGGAGCCCCATGTAACAACAATCTTGATATGTTTAATGAAATGAGACTGGCAGCAATTATTCAAAAATCATTTCACGGACCCACTGTCATGGATGCAGAAACAGTGTTCCGAATGGCAACAATTGGCGGGGCAAAAGCGATGGGCCTCGAAACTGAAATTGGAAGCCTGGAGGTGGGAAAAAAAGCGGATGTGGTCATATTGAATCTTCAAGATTTTCATGTCTATCCTTCCTTTGGGGTAAGTCCAATCTCTCGTCTTGTCTATTCTGCAACGAGGGCAGATGTTGAGACAACGATCATTAATGGGAAAATTGTCATGGAAAATCGGCTAATGAAAACAATGGATAAAAACGTTATTTTGCACGAAGCCGATCAATCCATAGCAAGACTATTGAAACGGATTGAGAATCTAAGCACTAGATTATAA
- the pucL gene encoding factor-independent urate hydroxylase: MPNRVMYYGKGEVYAYRTYGTPLSSVQQIPESTVNGRENILFGLNCHVAIGGNQFLSSFTEGDNQLVVATDSMKNFIQRHLAKFKGSTIDGFLYYVANQFLKTYPQMETVQITADEIPFLPTNCIEKHTLQASSLVFKKSRNEKSFATIEVAREDNGIKLIDHRSGIKDLQLIKISGNSFVGFVQDQYTTLPEDSNRPLFIYLNINWKYQEPRDVVVENPNGFVLAEQISDIASSVFHVLDTNSIQQLIYQIGLKILERFPQLSEVEFESQNRTWETVVEEIPHSKGKVYTEPRPPYGFQRFVVLREDLEREKSY; encoded by the coding sequence GTGCCAAATCGGGTGATGTATTATGGGAAGGGTGAGGTGTATGCATATCGTACTTATGGTACACCGTTATCAAGTGTTCAACAGATTCCTGAATCAACTGTTAATGGAAGAGAAAATATTTTATTCGGACTGAATTGTCATGTTGCAATCGGCGGAAATCAATTTTTATCATCCTTTACCGAGGGAGATAATCAGTTAGTGGTTGCCACTGATTCAATGAAAAATTTTATTCAAAGACATCTTGCAAAGTTTAAGGGCAGTACGATTGATGGATTTCTCTACTACGTTGCAAATCAATTTCTCAAAACCTATCCACAAATGGAGACAGTTCAAATCACTGCTGATGAGATTCCATTTTTACCGACGAATTGTATTGAAAAACATACCCTCCAAGCTAGTTCACTTGTATTTAAAAAATCCCGAAATGAAAAATCATTCGCAACGATTGAAGTTGCTCGTGAGGATAACGGAATAAAGCTAATTGATCATCGTAGTGGAATTAAGGACCTTCAACTCATAAAAATTAGCGGCAATTCCTTTGTTGGCTTTGTACAGGATCAATATACGACACTTCCAGAGGATTCAAATCGGCCATTGTTTATTTATTTAAATATAAATTGGAAATATCAAGAGCCTAGAGATGTGGTTGTTGAAAATCCAAATGGGTTTGTACTGGCAGAACAGATAAGTGATATTGCATCTTCTGTTTTCCATGTGCTGGATACAAATTCGATTCAACAACTAATCTATCAAATTGGGTTAAAGATATTGGAGCGGTTTCCGCAGCTAAGTGAGGTAGAATTTGAATCACAAAATCGAACGTGGGAAACCGTGGTGGAGGAGATTCCTCATTCAAAAGGAAAGGTTTACACAGAGCCTAGACCGCCATATGGGTTTCAAAGATTTGTTGTTCTTAGAGAGGATTTAGAACGAGAAAAGTCATATTAA